From Phenylobacterium immobile (ATCC 35973), a single genomic window includes:
- a CDS encoding spermidine synthase yields MTNSTDQTRSGPPPAALFVAATLGGAGLIFLVQPMVAKLALPLLGGGPSIWNTSMAFFQIALLAGYGYAHLLQKVQRLGVQAAIHGAALIAAAFALPLRIPAFVGEPSSDRPILWLLAALTLSVGAPFAALSATAPLVQAWYARTVGREPYSLYAASNLGSLVALLAYPLLIEPTLALQAQRLGWSVLYVAFALLMIALGRRAARAVVLNGVRAVPPPAAPVTWSQRLIWLGLAAAPSSLMLGVTTHLTTDVASAPFLWVVPLALYLITFIVAFQARPAISSNVALIVQAAAVAACAAMLPYATTNLLTQLIIHLAAFFFTALVCHQHLVARRPDASQLTEFYFWMSLGGVVGGGFNAFIAPVIFDNVWEYPIGLVLAGLARPRSRTSMTLRLGAIFAAGLIACVSVQLLYAFVAPLMTAKVVFGGMTQIELFNLGVRACLGGGVVAAFLIRDRTVLFVLMVGAISLASHHAADRVSTSQTWRSFFGVVREGWVHVPDIGGPVKTLSHGTTLHGAQAYATAWRCLPLTYYAPATAIGQTIAALQTEKTTVRIGAVGLGAGTVSAYVRPGDHMTFFEIDPLVVRLASDPTHFSYTRDCAVGTVDYRVGDARLTLQKEPPNTFDVLLIDAFSSDAIPAHLLTVEAMRMYLARIKPDGVIVLHLSNRNLELVTPAQASAKGAGAVALYQEYRRPDRVADVVESSENVLVLGRSRAAMERFLDDPRWTILDQTDTRPWTDDYTNLAGAMIRRLDVPFAGSFMKASQR; encoded by the coding sequence ATGACGAATTCAACTGATCAGACCCGGTCCGGCCCGCCGCCCGCCGCCCTGTTTGTCGCGGCCACCCTGGGCGGCGCAGGGTTGATCTTCCTGGTCCAGCCGATGGTGGCCAAGCTCGCCCTGCCGCTCCTGGGGGGAGGGCCGTCGATCTGGAACACCAGCATGGCGTTCTTCCAGATCGCCCTCCTGGCCGGCTATGGCTACGCCCACCTGCTGCAAAAGGTTCAGCGGCTGGGCGTCCAGGCGGCGATCCACGGCGCTGCGCTCATCGCCGCCGCTTTCGCCCTTCCGTTGCGCATTCCCGCCTTTGTGGGAGAACCTTCGTCCGACCGGCCGATCCTATGGCTGCTGGCGGCTTTGACGCTATCTGTGGGCGCGCCCTTCGCCGCCCTTTCAGCGACCGCGCCGCTCGTGCAGGCCTGGTACGCCCGAACCGTCGGCCGCGAACCCTACAGCCTCTATGCGGCGAGCAATCTCGGCAGCCTGGTTGCCCTGTTGGCCTATCCGCTGCTGATTGAGCCGACGCTCGCCCTGCAGGCGCAACGCCTCGGCTGGAGCGTGCTCTACGTCGCATTCGCTCTGCTGATGATCGCGCTGGGCCGCCGCGCCGCTCGCGCCGTGGTCCTTAATGGCGTGCGCGCGGTCCCGCCTCCGGCCGCCCCCGTCACCTGGTCCCAGCGGCTGATCTGGCTCGGTCTAGCCGCCGCGCCGTCCAGCTTGATGCTGGGCGTGACCACCCACCTGACGACCGACGTCGCCTCGGCGCCCTTCCTGTGGGTCGTCCCCTTGGCGCTCTATCTCATCACCTTCATCGTCGCCTTCCAGGCGCGGCCGGCGATCTCATCGAACGTCGCCCTGATCGTCCAGGCCGCCGCGGTGGCGGCTTGTGCGGCCATGCTGCCCTACGCCACGACCAACCTGTTGACGCAGTTGATCATCCACCTGGCAGCCTTCTTCTTCACCGCGCTCGTCTGCCATCAGCACTTGGTGGCCAGACGACCGGACGCCAGCCAACTGACCGAGTTCTATTTCTGGATGTCTCTGGGCGGAGTAGTCGGCGGCGGCTTCAACGCGTTCATCGCGCCCGTGATCTTCGACAATGTCTGGGAATATCCCATCGGCCTGGTCCTCGCAGGCCTCGCCAGGCCAAGGTCACGGACGTCCATGACCCTGCGGCTCGGCGCCATCTTCGCCGCGGGCCTGATCGCCTGTGTGAGCGTACAACTGCTCTACGCCTTCGTGGCCCCACTGATGACCGCCAAGGTCGTCTTTGGCGGCATGACTCAAATTGAGCTCTTTAACTTGGGCGTGCGCGCCTGCCTGGGCGGGGGCGTAGTCGCAGCCTTCCTGATCCGCGACCGTACGGTCCTCTTCGTCCTAATGGTCGGCGCAATCTCGCTAGCCTCGCATCATGCAGCAGACCGAGTCTCCACCAGCCAGACTTGGCGCAGCTTCTTCGGCGTGGTCCGCGAGGGCTGGGTCCACGTTCCGGACATCGGCGGTCCGGTGAAAACGCTCAGCCACGGAACGACCCTTCACGGAGCGCAGGCCTACGCCACGGCGTGGCGTTGCTTGCCGCTCACCTACTACGCACCGGCGACCGCCATCGGCCAGACCATCGCCGCCCTGCAAACCGAGAAGACGACAGTTCGCATCGGCGCAGTGGGATTGGGCGCGGGCACGGTTTCAGCCTATGTCCGCCCGGGCGACCACATGACCTTCTTCGAGATCGACCCGCTGGTGGTCCGCCTGGCCAGCGACCCCACGCACTTCAGCTACACGCGCGATTGCGCCGTCGGTACGGTCGACTACCGGGTGGGCGATGCACGCCTTACCCTGCAGAAGGAGCCGCCGAACACCTTTGACGTCCTGTTGATCGACGCCTTCTCCTCCGATGCTATCCCGGCGCACCTGCTGACGGTGGAGGCGATGCGGATGTATCTTGCGCGCATCAAGCCCGACGGGGTGATCGTGCTCCACCTCTCCAATCGCAACCTGGAGTTGGTCACGCCGGCCCAGGCCAGCGCCAAAGGCGCCGGCGCGGTCGCCCTCTACCAGGAGTATCGCAGGCCCGACCGCGTGGCCGACGTGGTGGAATCCTCTGAAAACGTGCTGGTCCTCGGTCGTTCACGCGCGGCCATGGAGCGTTTCCTAGATGACCCGCGCTGGACCATCCTGGACCAGACGGACACGCGGCCCTGGACGGACGACTACACGAACCTCGCCGGCGCCATGATACGCCGCCTCGACGTGCCGTTCGCCGGCAGCTTTATGAAGGCGTCTCAACGGTGA
- a CDS encoding CinA family protein, producing MFPQEIKTVAEMLVDAARDRHLRIVTAESCTGGLVAAAITSIPGSSEVFDRGFVTYSNRAKQEMLGVAGDLIADMGAVSEPVVRAMAEGALARSNGLISVAITGVAGPGGGSAFKPVGTVHFATALTNQDVRHREFHFNHESREAVQMAATLTALQLLVERAEI from the coding sequence ATGTTTCCGCAAGAGATCAAGACCGTCGCGGAGATGCTGGTCGACGCTGCGCGCGACAGACACCTGCGAATCGTCACTGCGGAAAGTTGTACGGGCGGTCTGGTGGCCGCTGCGATCACCTCCATCCCCGGTTCGTCAGAGGTCTTCGACCGGGGCTTCGTCACCTACTCCAATCGGGCCAAGCAGGAGATGCTGGGTGTCGCGGGCGACCTGATCGCTGATATGGGAGCCGTCTCAGAGCCGGTCGTGAGGGCCATGGCCGAGGGCGCGTTGGCGCGGTCGAACGGCCTGATTTCAGTGGCGATTACGGGGGTCGCCGGACCCGGCGGTGGTTCGGCTTTCAAGCCGGTTGGCACAGTCCACTTTGCGACGGCGCTCACCAATCAGGATGTCCGACATCGCGAATTCCACTTCAACCATGAGAGTCGTGAGGCCGTGCAGATGGCGGCGACCCTTACGGCGCTGCAGCTTTTGGTTGAGCGCGCCGAAATCTAA
- a CDS encoding type II toxin-antitoxin system RatA family toxin has product MRHQVSKVLPYTPDQLFTLVGDVERYPQFVPWITHMRTWNTQSREAGIDSLDAEAGVGFAFLKERFATRVRRDASARTIDVSLLSGPFRKLDNRWAFSATVDGQTRIDFSIDFAFKSRLLEALLAANFSHAVDRLIGCFEAEAARRYRS; this is encoded by the coding sequence TTGCGCCACCAAGTCTCCAAGGTGTTGCCTTACACGCCTGACCAGTTGTTTACGTTGGTGGGCGATGTGGAGCGTTATCCACAGTTCGTCCCCTGGATCACCCACATGCGGACTTGGAACACCCAGAGTCGGGAGGCGGGGATCGATAGTCTTGACGCCGAGGCCGGCGTCGGCTTCGCCTTTCTCAAGGAGCGGTTCGCCACCCGCGTACGCCGGGACGCGTCGGCGCGCACCATCGACGTCAGCCTCCTCTCAGGACCCTTCCGAAAGCTCGACAACCGCTGGGCCTTCTCCGCTACGGTCGACGGCCAGACCCGCATCGATTTCAGCATCGATTTCGCCTTCAAGTCGCGCCTGCTGGAGGCGCTGCTCGCGGCGAACTTCAGTCACGCCGTGGATCGGCTGATCGGCTGTTTCGAGGCCGAGGCCGCGCGCCGCTACCGCTCTTAG
- the lipA gene encoding lipoyl synthase — MTVVIDTRRIRHPEKQNRPETPILKKPEWLRVRAPGSAGYNATHEIVKEHGLVTVCQEAACPNIGECWTKSHATMMIMGDICTRACAFCNVATGKPQALDATEPQRVGDAVAKMGLKHVVITSVDRDDLADGGAAHFAAVVREIRARAPGTTIEILTPDFLRKPVSAAQTIIDATPDVFNHNLETVPRLYLSIRPGARYFHSLRLLERVKERDPEQFTKSGLMVGLGETKEEVMQVMDDMRSAGIDFITIGQYLQPTRKHAPIDRFWTPEEFKALEDIAWAKGFLMVSASPLTRSSHHAGEDFARLQAARRAAQAA; from the coding sequence ATGACTGTGGTCATCGACACCCGCCGCATCCGCCACCCTGAAAAACAGAACCGGCCGGAAACGCCGATTCTGAAGAAACCCGAGTGGTTGCGCGTCCGCGCGCCTGGATCGGCCGGCTACAACGCGACCCATGAGATCGTCAAAGAGCATGGCCTGGTGACGGTTTGCCAGGAAGCGGCGTGTCCCAACATCGGCGAATGCTGGACCAAGAGCCATGCCACCATGATGATCATGGGCGACATCTGCACGCGGGCCTGCGCCTTCTGCAACGTCGCCACTGGCAAGCCCCAGGCGCTCGACGCCACCGAGCCCCAGCGGGTCGGCGACGCCGTGGCCAAGATGGGGCTGAAGCATGTGGTCATCACCTCGGTGGACCGCGACGACCTGGCCGATGGCGGCGCGGCGCACTTCGCCGCCGTGGTCCGCGAGATTCGCGCCCGCGCGCCCGGCACGACGATCGAGATCCTGACGCCAGACTTCCTGCGCAAGCCGGTCTCAGCCGCGCAGACGATTATCGACGCCACCCCCGACGTCTTCAACCACAACCTGGAGACGGTGCCGCGGCTCTACCTGTCCATCCGCCCGGGCGCCCGCTACTTCCATTCCCTTCGGCTTCTGGAACGCGTGAAGGAACGCGACCCCGAGCAGTTCACCAAGTCCGGCCTCATGGTCGGCCTGGGCGAGACCAAGGAAGAGGTCATGCAGGTAATGGACGACATGCGGTCGGCCGGCATCGATTTCATCACCATCGGGCAGTACCTGCAGCCAACCCGCAAGCATGCGCCGATCGACCGGTTCTGGACCCCTGAGGAGTTCAAGGCCCTGGAGGATATCGCCTGGGCCAAGGGCTTCCTGATGGTCTCAGCAAGCCCGCTGACGCGCTCCTCGCACCACGCCGGCGAAGACTTCGCGCGCCTGCAAGCCGCGCGTCGCGCCGCCCAAGCCGCCTGA
- a CDS encoding SIMPL domain-containing protein translates to MRLLLLAAALAALPVGASAQTATTERASGRAPWWMDRPIIASLGQVWTEVPANRASTSATYEVVDRDSAAATRAAADKVRTLTEALTAFGRERVIIATSFTITPLYEQYKDRQGEVNDNTRADKIERYQVSITINVDIRDARLAEAVYATLMSAKPVSTTPVSFRLEVDNETLTQMSRLAVEDARRRARLGAEAAGVSLGSVKLIDPTGRACQTDVLLTGAFDNGAQNLGPTHAPPPPPPPPMAAPSMDSIVLTASRRAAEVGLKPEDFRLPLQVPQRRLDDRACVVFTLG, encoded by the coding sequence ATGCGTCTTTTGCTGCTCGCCGCCGCCCTCGCCGCCCTGCCCGTGGGCGCTTCAGCCCAGACCGCGACAACCGAGCGAGCCTCCGGACGCGCGCCTTGGTGGATGGACCGGCCGATCATTGCGTCGTTGGGCCAGGTTTGGACCGAAGTCCCAGCCAATCGCGCCTCGACGTCGGCGACTTATGAGGTGGTCGATCGCGACTCCGCCGCCGCGACCCGCGCCGCTGCGGACAAGGTGCGCACCCTGACTGAGGCGCTGACCGCCTTCGGGCGCGAGCGGGTGATTATCGCCACCAGCTTCACGATCACGCCGCTCTACGAGCAGTACAAGGATCGCCAGGGGGAGGTGAACGACAACACCAGGGCCGACAAGATCGAGCGCTATCAGGTCTCAATCACGATCAACGTCGACATCCGCGACGCGCGCCTGGCCGAGGCGGTCTACGCTACCCTGATGTCGGCCAAGCCGGTCTCGACCACGCCGGTGAGCTTCCGCCTGGAGGTCGACAACGAAACCCTGACCCAGATGTCCCGCCTGGCGGTGGAGGACGCCCGACGCCGCGCCCGGCTGGGCGCTGAGGCCGCCGGCGTGAGCCTGGGGTCGGTCAAGCTGATCGATCCGACCGGCCGCGCCTGCCAGACCGACGTGCTGTTGACCGGCGCCTTCGACAATGGCGCTCAGAACCTGGGACCGACGCATGCGCCGCCTCCCCCTCCCCCGCCGCCTATGGCCGCGCCGAGCATGGATTCCATCGTCCTGACCGCCAGCCGACGCGCAGCGGAGGTCGGACTGAAGCCGGAGGACTTCCGCCTGCCGCTCCAGGTCCCGCAGCGGCGCCTCGACGACCGCGCGTGCGTGGTCTTCACTCTGGGCTGA
- a CDS encoding AMP-binding protein, translating to MPHYDAAHAQSPLFDALVEASQTYGANKLILEDQTRQPMSYTGLIRAAFALGRRIAAVTDPGERVGVMLPASSATVVTFFALHAFGRTPAMLNFTSGIRNLRAACALAGVKRVLTSHRFIEQAKLHDLVDALENRATVTYLEDLRREVGLADKLFAAVAGALPRAFRSPAKASDPGVVLFTSGSFGAPRGVLLTQGNLVANVRQIAAHIALDPDWVMFNPLPTFHCFGLTGGALLPLLTGMKAFQYPSPLHAKQIPPLIAEVGGSILLTTDTFLNQYARAAERGELGALKFIVCGAERVREETHALIAEKFGPVPVLEGYGATETAPVLAVNKPDDNRHGTVGGLLPGIEYRLDKVAGIARGAKLMVRGPNVMAGYLMPDGSLEAPDDGWHDTGDVVEVTDDRWVKILGRVKRFAKIGGEMVSLNVAEDLAAGVWPDARHAVVATPDPRKGERLVLVTDRRDATVDKIVTYAQQVGAPEIGAPRKIMHVTEIPVLGTGKTDYVAVQRIVDAEAARAA from the coding sequence TTGCCGCACTACGACGCCGCCCACGCCCAGTCGCCGCTGTTCGACGCCCTCGTCGAGGCGTCGCAGACTTACGGGGCGAACAAGCTGATCCTCGAGGACCAGACCCGGCAGCCCATGAGCTACACCGGCCTGATCCGCGCGGCGTTCGCACTGGGTCGCCGGATCGCAGCGGTGACCGACCCAGGCGAACGCGTCGGCGTAATGCTGCCGGCGAGTTCGGCGACGGTGGTCACCTTCTTCGCCCTGCACGCCTTCGGCCGGACACCGGCTATGCTCAACTTCACCTCGGGCATCCGTAATCTCCGTGCGGCCTGCGCTCTTGCGGGGGTCAAGCGGGTGCTGACATCGCACCGGTTCATCGAGCAGGCCAAGCTTCATGACCTCGTGGACGCGCTGGAGAACCGAGCGACCGTCACCTATCTCGAGGATTTGCGGCGCGAGGTCGGCCTCGCGGACAAGCTGTTCGCGGCGGTGGCCGGCGCCCTGCCCCGCGCCTTCCGCAGCCCGGCCAAGGCGTCCGATCCAGGGGTGGTGCTCTTCACCTCAGGCAGCTTCGGGGCGCCGCGCGGCGTGTTGCTGACCCAGGGCAACCTTGTCGCCAATGTCCGCCAGATCGCCGCCCATATCGCCCTCGATCCGGACTGGGTGATGTTCAATCCCCTGCCGACTTTCCATTGCTTCGGCCTGACCGGCGGCGCGCTGCTGCCGCTGCTGACGGGTATGAAGGCGTTTCAGTATCCCTCGCCGCTCCACGCCAAGCAGATCCCGCCGCTGATCGCCGAGGTGGGCGGCTCGATCCTGCTGACGACCGACACCTTCCTGAACCAGTACGCCCGGGCGGCGGAGCGTGGTGAACTGGGTGCGCTCAAGTTCATTGTCTGCGGCGCGGAACGGGTGCGTGAGGAAACCCACGCCCTGATCGCGGAAAAGTTCGGGCCTGTGCCGGTGTTGGAAGGCTATGGCGCGACCGAGACCGCGCCGGTCCTGGCGGTGAACAAGCCCGACGACAACCGCCACGGCACGGTCGGCGGCCTGCTGCCCGGCATTGAATACCGGCTGGACAAGGTCGCCGGCATCGCGCGGGGCGCCAAATTGATGGTGCGCGGGCCGAACGTCATGGCGGGCTACCTCATGCCCGATGGGTCGCTTGAGGCGCCTGACGACGGGTGGCATGACACGGGCGACGTCGTCGAGGTCACTGACGATCGCTGGGTGAAGATCCTCGGGCGGGTCAAACGCTTCGCCAAGATCGGCGGCGAGATGGTCTCGCTTAACGTCGCTGAGGACCTGGCCGCCGGCGTGTGGCCCGATGCGCGCCATGCCGTCGTCGCCACGCCGGATCCGCGTAAGGGTGAGCGGCTGGTGCTCGTGACCGACCGTCGCGACGCCACGGTGGACAAGATCGTCACATACGCTCAGCAGGTCGGCGCCCCCGAGATAGGCGCCCCGCGCAAGATCATGCACGTCACTGAAATCCCGGTCTTGGGCACCGGCAAGACCGACTATGTCGCGGTGCAGCGCATCGTCGACGCCGAGGCGGCGCGGGCCGCCTAG
- a CDS encoding GGDEF domain-containing protein: MEAGVFGLMANTGIAALFAAAFAAIALTDSSQVHARRFGAAYAVGLLTPLSEILVRYSSSPAAFSFLGYVAFLAAQLMTAHCVSQFFGQTSRKRLLIVIFAVGVGLRLAIWSGPRDWLPYEIAYQAPFALAMLLAALFAAHARPRRWLTVALAADFALIAAHYPVKAVVSTIIRSGATAQAYASSAYAVFSQAATGMLLTSAGLILLLLVFDESMTRSRREAHHDFLTGLLNRRGFFHRMGEQTEAQLQVIVFDIDRFKSINDLYGHAVGDAVIVNFADLLSDHAPSGAVVARMGGEEFVITAAGLSAEAALRLAEQVRSNAETSEVAGRRFTVSAGLATRHERTSLDVALRRADQALYAAKQSGRNRVHQSEDAAAPSGVLMTPDDDARRNGGQI, translated from the coding sequence ATGGAAGCGGGCGTTTTCGGCCTGATGGCCAACACCGGGATCGCGGCCCTGTTCGCCGCGGCCTTCGCGGCCATCGCGCTGACGGATTCCAGCCAGGTCCATGCGCGCCGGTTCGGCGCCGCCTACGCCGTCGGCCTGCTGACGCCGCTCAGCGAGATCCTGGTCCGCTATAGCAGCTCGCCCGCGGCCTTCTCCTTTCTGGGCTACGTCGCCTTCCTGGCCGCGCAGCTGATGACGGCTCACTGCGTCAGCCAGTTCTTCGGCCAGACCTCGCGCAAGCGTCTGCTGATCGTCATCTTCGCCGTGGGCGTCGGCCTGCGCCTGGCGATCTGGAGCGGTCCCCGCGACTGGCTGCCCTATGAGATCGCCTATCAAGCGCCCTTCGCCCTCGCCATGCTGTTGGCCGCCCTGTTCGCCGCACACGCGCGCCCGCGGCGATGGCTGACCGTGGCGCTCGCCGCCGATTTCGCCCTGATCGCGGCTCACTACCCCGTCAAGGCCGTCGTCTCGACCATCATCCGCTCCGGCGCCACAGCCCAGGCCTACGCCTCAAGCGCCTATGCGGTCTTCTCCCAGGCGGCTACGGGGATGCTCCTGACCTCCGCCGGCCTGATCCTACTGTTGCTCGTCTTCGATGAATCCATGACCCGCTCGCGGCGAGAGGCCCATCATGACTTTCTGACCGGCCTGCTCAATCGTCGCGGCTTCTTCCACCGCATGGGCGAGCAAACCGAGGCGCAGCTGCAGGTCATCGTCTTCGACATCGACCGGTTTAAGAGCATCAACGACCTCTACGGCCACGCCGTGGGCGACGCCGTCATCGTGAACTTTGCGGACCTTCTCAGCGACCACGCGCCATCCGGCGCGGTCGTCGCGCGCATGGGCGGCGAGGAATTCGTCATCACCGCGGCCGGTCTGAGCGCTGAGGCCGCGCTGCGCCTCGCCGAACAGGTCAGATCAAACGCCGAGACCAGCGAAGTGGCTGGCCGGCGCTTCACGGTCAGCGCGGGGCTGGCGACGCGTCATGAGCGCACGTCGCTGGACGTAGCTCTGCGGCGGGCCGACCAGGCGCTCTATGCCGCCAAACAGAGCGGGCGCAATCGCGTCCATCAGTCGGAAGACGCCGCCGCGCCGAGCGGTGTGCTGATGACGCCTGACGACGACGCACGTCGAAACGGCGGGCAGATCTAG